One stretch of Deinococcus carri DNA includes these proteins:
- a CDS encoding hemolysin family protein, whose protein sequence is MNDWIGVASLLFLVIANGYFVAVEYALVSVRRTRIDQLAQEGNGAARAVQRVLGRLDLYIAAIQLGVSMMSLLIGFIAEPAIEHLAEPLFVRAGVPEPWQGRVAFLLAFALSTTLHIVLGELVPKSAALQKSEQLALSLVRPLVLFTTVFRPIILGLNGLGAFVLRLLGLKAVAGHHATYSEEEIRMIVGASSQEGVLEDEEKELVYNVFDLSDTTVREVMTPRIDMVVVDGAAPLRRLLELNNEHGYSRVPVYQDTADNIVGIAHTSDMLRHLNTLDETVIADVMRPVYFVPEGMKINDLLSKMRDKKSHLSIVVDEFGGTAGLVTLEDALEEIVGEIYDETDEDEVPLIEVLGEGVYLMDASLTVGEVEERLGTNLEDGDGEYDTLSGFMTSHFGDIPEAGQSFVHGGWAFTVEDADQRRVTRVRVERAPEVLVFTAEEEQPHE, encoded by the coding sequence ATGAATGATTGGATTGGAGTGGCGTCCCTGCTGTTTCTGGTGATCGCCAACGGATATTTCGTGGCGGTCGAGTACGCGCTTGTCAGTGTGCGCCGCACCCGCATCGACCAGCTCGCCCAGGAGGGCAACGGGGCGGCGCGGGCCGTGCAGCGGGTGTTGGGGCGGCTCGACCTGTATATCGCTGCCATTCAGCTGGGCGTGTCGATGATGAGCCTGCTGATCGGCTTTATTGCCGAGCCGGCCATCGAACACCTCGCGGAGCCGCTGTTCGTGCGGGCCGGAGTGCCGGAGCCGTGGCAGGGACGGGTGGCCTTTTTGCTGGCCTTTGCCCTCTCGACCACGCTGCATATCGTGCTGGGGGAGCTGGTGCCCAAATCGGCGGCCCTCCAGAAAAGCGAGCAGCTCGCGCTATCGCTGGTGCGCCCGCTGGTACTGTTTACCACCGTCTTCCGGCCTATCATTCTGGGCCTGAACGGGCTGGGGGCCTTCGTGCTGCGCCTGCTGGGCCTCAAGGCTGTCGCGGGGCACCACGCCACCTACTCGGAAGAAGAAATCCGCATGATTGTCGGCGCGTCGAGCCAGGAAGGCGTGCTGGAGGACGAGGAAAAGGAACTCGTCTACAACGTATTCGACCTCTCCGACACCACCGTGCGCGAGGTGATGACGCCGCGCATCGACATGGTGGTCGTGGACGGCGCGGCCCCCCTGCGGCGGCTGCTGGAGCTGAACAACGAACACGGCTACTCGCGCGTGCCGGTCTACCAGGACACCGCCGACAACATCGTGGGCATCGCGCACACCAGCGACATGCTGCGCCACCTGAACACGCTCGACGAGACCGTTATCGCGGACGTGATGCGCCCGGTGTACTTCGTGCCCGAGGGCATGAAGATCAACGACCTGCTCAGCAAGATGCGCGACAAGAAATCGCACCTGAGCATCGTGGTGGACGAGTTCGGCGGCACCGCCGGGCTGGTCACGCTGGAAGACGCCCTGGAAGAAATCGTGGGCGAGATCTACGACGAGACCGACGAGGACGAGGTGCCCCTGATCGAGGTGCTGGGTGAGGGCGTGTACCTGATGGACGCCAGCCTGACCGTCGGTGAGGTGGAAGAGCGGCTCGGCACCAACCTCGAAGACGGCGACGGCGAGTACGACACCCTCTCGGGCTTCATGACCAGCCACTTCGGGGATATTCCGGAAGCCGGGCAGAGCTTCGTGCATGGCGGCTGGGCCTTCACGGTCGAGGACGCCGATCAGCGCCGCGTGACCCGCGTCCGGGTGGAACGCGCCCCCGAGGTGCTGGTCTTCACGGCAGAAGAGGAACAGCCCCATGAGTAA
- the cdd gene encoding cytidine deaminase, whose translation MSNPPETLTPVTPDPQLLEGAKAAFRQAYAPYSKFRVGAALRTPDGRVYFGANVENASYGLGRCAEQSAVQAMATAGAREFTDIVVYSEATPPASPCGACRQVLFEFAPDARVVCVNQHGDVVSGLVRDFLPHGFRLEQRDDGHEVGTE comes from the coding sequence ATGAGTAACCCCCCCGAAACCCTGACCCCCGTGACCCCCGACCCCCAACTGCTGGAAGGGGCCAAAGCCGCCTTCCGGCAGGCCTACGCCCCCTACAGCAAGTTCCGCGTGGGCGCGGCGCTGAGAACGCCAGATGGCCGCGTCTACTTCGGCGCAAATGTCGAGAACGCCAGCTACGGCCTGGGCCGCTGCGCCGAGCAGTCCGCGGTGCAGGCGATGGCAACCGCTGGGGCGCGCGAGTTCACCGACATCGTGGTGTATTCGGAAGCCACGCCGCCCGCCAGCCCCTGCGGTGCCTGCCGTCAGGTCCTGTTCGAGTTCGCCCCCGACGCCCGCGTGGTCTGCGTGAACCAGCACGGCGACGTGGTCAGCGGCCTGGTCCGCGACTTCCTGCCCCACGGCTTCCGGCTGGAGCAGCGCGACGACGGGCACGAGGTGGGGACCGAGTAG